One genomic segment of Mus pahari chromosome 4, PAHARI_EIJ_v1.1, whole genome shotgun sequence includes these proteins:
- the Extl2 gene encoding exostosin-like 2 isoform X1, with protein sequence MMRGCHICKLPGRVMGIRVLRFSLVVILVLLLVAGALTNLLPNIKEDKMLTLRREIKSPSKSALDSFTLIIQTYNRTDLLLRLLNHYQAVPNLHKVIVVWNNVGEKGPEELWNSLGPHPVPVIFKPQTANKMRNRLQVFPEVETNAVLMVDDDTLISAQDLVFAFSIWQQFPDQIVGFVPRKHVSTSSGIYSYGGFELQTPGPGNGDQYSMVLIGASFFNSKYLELFQKQPAAVHALIDETQNCDDIAMNFLVTRHTGKPSGIFVKPINMVNLEKETNGYSGMWHRAEHFLQRSYCINKLVNIYDGMPLKYSNIMISQFGFPYANHKSKM encoded by the exons atgatGAG GGGTTGTCACATCTGCAAACTTCCGGGAAGAGTCATGGGGATTCGAGTGCTCCGGTTCTCCCTGGTGGTCATCCTTGTGTTGCTGCTGGTAGCGGGGGCTTTGACCAACTTACTCCCCAACATCAAAGAAGACAAGATGCTCACTCTGCGTAGGGAGATCAAATCCCCGAGCAAGTCGGCCCTGGATTCGTTCACTCTCATCATACAGACATACAACAGAACAGACCTCTTACTAAGACTCTTAAATCATTATCAGGCGGTACCGAACCTGCACAAAGTGATTGTGGTGTGGAACAATGTTGGAGAGAAGGGACCAGAGGAGTTGTGGAATTCTCTAGGGCCTCACCCAGTCCCTGTCATCTTCAAACCACAGACAGCCAACAAAATGAGAAACCGACTCCAGGTCTTCCCTGAAGTGGAGACCAACG CGGTGTTAATGGTAGACGATGACACACTCATTAGTGCCCAGGACCTTGTTTTCGCTTTCTCAATTTGGCAG CAATTTCCTGATCAGATTGTAGGATTTGTACCTAGAAAACATGTCTCTACCTCCTCCGGTATCTACAGTTACGGAGGCTTTGAGCTGCAGACACCGGGGCCTGGAAATGGCGACCAGTACTCCATGGTGCTCATCGGAGCCTCCTTCTTCAACAGCAAATACCTGGAACTCTTCCAGAAGCAGCCTGCAGCCGTCCACGCGCTGATCGATGAGACGCAAAACTGTGACGACATCGCTATGAATTTCCTCGTCACCAGGCACACTGGCAAGCCTTCAGGGATATTCGTGAAACCCATAAACATGGTCAACTTGGAGAAAGAAACCAACGGGTATTCCGGAATGTGGCATCGGGCAGAGCACTTTCTGCAGAGATCCTACTGTATAAATAAGCTCGTTAACATCTACGATGGCATGCCCTTAAAGTACTCCAACATTATGATTTCCCAGTTTGGTTTTCCGTATGCCAACCATAAAAGTAAAATGTGa
- the Extl2 gene encoding exostosin-like 2 isoform X2 translates to MGIRVLRFSLVVILVLLLVAGALTNLLPNIKEDKMLTLRREIKSPSKSALDSFTLIIQTYNRTDLLLRLLNHYQAVPNLHKVIVVWNNVGEKGPEELWNSLGPHPVPVIFKPQTANKMRNRLQVFPEVETNAVLMVDDDTLISAQDLVFAFSIWQQFPDQIVGFVPRKHVSTSSGIYSYGGFELQTPGPGNGDQYSMVLIGASFFNSKYLELFQKQPAAVHALIDETQNCDDIAMNFLVTRHTGKPSGIFVKPINMVNLEKETNGYSGMWHRAEHFLQRSYCINKLVNIYDGMPLKYSNIMISQFGFPYANHKSKM, encoded by the exons ATGGGGATTCGAGTGCTCCGGTTCTCCCTGGTGGTCATCCTTGTGTTGCTGCTGGTAGCGGGGGCTTTGACCAACTTACTCCCCAACATCAAAGAAGACAAGATGCTCACTCTGCGTAGGGAGATCAAATCCCCGAGCAAGTCGGCCCTGGATTCGTTCACTCTCATCATACAGACATACAACAGAACAGACCTCTTACTAAGACTCTTAAATCATTATCAGGCGGTACCGAACCTGCACAAAGTGATTGTGGTGTGGAACAATGTTGGAGAGAAGGGACCAGAGGAGTTGTGGAATTCTCTAGGGCCTCACCCAGTCCCTGTCATCTTCAAACCACAGACAGCCAACAAAATGAGAAACCGACTCCAGGTCTTCCCTGAAGTGGAGACCAACG CGGTGTTAATGGTAGACGATGACACACTCATTAGTGCCCAGGACCTTGTTTTCGCTTTCTCAATTTGGCAG CAATTTCCTGATCAGATTGTAGGATTTGTACCTAGAAAACATGTCTCTACCTCCTCCGGTATCTACAGTTACGGAGGCTTTGAGCTGCAGACACCGGGGCCTGGAAATGGCGACCAGTACTCCATGGTGCTCATCGGAGCCTCCTTCTTCAACAGCAAATACCTGGAACTCTTCCAGAAGCAGCCTGCAGCCGTCCACGCGCTGATCGATGAGACGCAAAACTGTGACGACATCGCTATGAATTTCCTCGTCACCAGGCACACTGGCAAGCCTTCAGGGATATTCGTGAAACCCATAAACATGGTCAACTTGGAGAAAGAAACCAACGGGTATTCCGGAATGTGGCATCGGGCAGAGCACTTTCTGCAGAGATCCTACTGTATAAATAAGCTCGTTAACATCTACGATGGCATGCCCTTAAAGTACTCCAACATTATGATTTCCCAGTTTGGTTTTCCGTATGCCAACCATAAAAGTAAAATGTGa